Below is a genomic region from Anoplopoma fimbria isolate UVic2021 breed Golden Eagle Sablefish chromosome 20, Afim_UVic_2022, whole genome shotgun sequence.
CAATATTGTAATCTATACCGGCCGTGTAATGCAACTTTTACTCATGCTATACTTTAAAAGCCACAACCAGAAGCCTGATTTACAATTCAAGTTTATTTTCCTATGTTTTGAGTGCATAACTACAGTAAAAACGCGGGAGACCTACACTCAATACTGTGCCTGAACGCCTCCTAGGCAGACACAGACTGATGCAACTGTGTAACTGACATGCTCCATTCACTGCTCACTgtgtagacattttttttaacttctttctATTAAGCCACTGAAACAATGCATTGTGTGTCTTATAACAGTGAACAGTGGTGTGTTACTGTGTAAAAGAGACCGTCTCCCATCAGTCAAAATACTGGAAACAATTGTAATGCAGCAATAGAGCTTAAATATCAATTCATTgaacaagtttatttatttaaaaaaaaaagatatatatatatataaaaaatatttttctgattaTATATTGATTATATTCAGTTTTGGATTAAATACTTCAGCCatttattcagtaaaaatacTAGACATGCAACCTTGAACACCTTGACTTTTGGGACTATTGCTCtgacaaaaaatgcaaaagaacTGACAGAAGTTTCCATTTGTTagttgtaaagtaaaaaaataaaaaaataaacaagcacacacactaaGTCATAGATTTAAACACAATGTTAGGGAagggaaaaaactaaaagaaaatcttGTCTGTTTTGCTAAAACTGTAGCAgacacgctgctgctgcttcaccaCCCAGTTGCTGAACCAAGAGACAATCTGTTTAGCAAAATGGTCAACAACACCAACCAGCATCTCTGGCCTCGAAAAATGTTTTccgtttttgttgtttctttacaaAAACTCAACAGAAGCCCAAGAGAGTTCTGGGGAGTGTTTTACCTGAACCATTTCTTCATATGTGATGTGCATTATTCTGTCTCCTAGATCTGTGCCTCTCCAGCCCTTCACGTGGTCCGTCCATTTTCCAAACAGTACTACGGACAACACGGACAATAGATAACAGTATGTAAGAACATATAAACAAccacttctactactactttcTGGCCACTACTACTTTAGTGGaaatgacagacagagattACTTTCATCATCTACAATCTGTCCACATGGTAATACATCAGAATGCTTAACAATTCTGCTGGAATTCAatcattttacaaatgaaacTCCCTATGTGGTATGAGACCTCTGACCTTTGCCCTCAAGGAATTTCTCCATGAATTCATCAAAGGTTCCTGGAGGCTCGAGGAATTCTGCCATCTTATGGAAGTAGTATGAAGACACCATGACGTCCTTAGGGTTCCTCATGACATAGATCACCTACGGCAGAGACACTGATTCAGTAACATAACAGGTgtaatttttattaaatatgaattaggGAAATGTAGCCATGACAAAGGTATTGTTGGTAACAGACAAATACAGTAACACCACAGTAACAGTAGCTCATCTAGCTTGTCTGGAAGGAGGCTAAATAACATGCCAGTAAAGGGTAAATTTCGGTGATGGAAAAAGTTTTTGAGACTTGATGTCACTGTATTAAATGACCTGTTAGACCTCTGGGGTTCTGGCTGTGTTGTCTCATGTAGAGTAATGCACACATTGCATAGAGGAAATCACACAGGAATATCACACAAAGCCTCCACCCTTTTACCTTGGCTTTGGAAGTGTGGAAGGAGGGCGGCATGAGGTGGTAAGGAAAATGTGTGACCAGCGCCCGTGGAGATGCCAAGTTATCCACAACCAATGCTAATCTTTTCTCCTCCAGCCAGGGGACCCTGTCCCAGTTAGGAATGGAGTGGATCGGCGTCAGATCCCCCCCATTCAGAACCAGTGGGAGGATCTCCTGCATCCAGATAGTAcctgcaaaaaatgaaaaaaacagcgGATAAAACATAACAAGACTGCTGCAAGTACTTACTTAAACTAACTAAAATACAactaaaatacacaaacaagcTGATGAAGCAACAATATATGGTCTAAATCAGGACATCTCCTACTAGAACCCTGTTTTTTGGCCACATTTTGGCAAATTAGCACCATTCTAAGTATGCTGAATTAGCATTtagcagttcctgtttgcaCTGTATTCATGGATGTACAGACAGCTATCAttggattactttgatactggagaaaaatgaaaaaggtgatGATTTACAGGCAAGTCCTGTGGTTGCAATGTGTGTCCTTACTCTTCCTATGATTTCCTTACTTACTAAacagatttataataataataataataataataataataataatgaattttatttgtaatgcactttatattgagcaaacaatctcaaagtgctacataagaaagaaaaaaaagaaaagtaaaagttaaaatttagaGATAGAACGTCtctccaaaggaaacaactaatgaaaggcttttttaaaaaggtaggtttttaggccttttttaaaagtgtccagGGTCAGTGGTGCTCTCAGGTGGTCAGGGAGAGCATTCCAAAGACAGGGAGCGGCGTGACAGAAAGCTCTGTCTCCCATGGTTCGGAGTTTGGTCCTTGGGATCTGCAGGAGGTTTGCCTGACCGGAGCGGAGGTGTCGTGAAGTGGGCTGAGGGGTGATTAGCTCCTTCAGGTAAATAGGAGCATTACCATGGAGGCACTGGTGGGTCAGTAGGGAAACCTTGTATTTAATCCTGAATGGGACACTTATACTGAATGGATACTTATTGGTGATGGACATTGAAGATAATAACCTCCCTGTAAAGCCTAGGTTCCTATGAGCCTGAATAGGAATAAGGAGGTATGGAAAGTAAATCAATGAATGAGCAAAAGAGCACATTCCTTATTAAGCACACTAAACTATGTGCCTGTCTTACACTAATGAGGTCCATACCACTTGGAAACTTGTTCAGTTTTGGTCTTTCTGTGAGAACCGGTTGTAAATTGAGGAGGATTCATGACATATTAAGGTTTAATAAAACCACATGGCTGAGCTTAATTCAATTTGGTTGTGTATTGACTACCTTCATGCACTCTCACAGTCGTTCGCACATGCTGGAAAATGATTGGTATGGAACGTGAATGAGTTAATGTTGTGTAACCATTTCTTATGTGCTGAGTCGGCCAAAATCCTGTGGACGTCTTTCTTCTGCAGCAATAACTGATAAAGACTTTTCCCATTATCTGCTGTCTGGATCATTTGTGTTCTCACCGTCAGCAGTAACATTAATCTTTTCATGCAATGAGGCATAACGATTATAAATTTGGGTGCAATTTTTGGCATACTCTAAGCTCTCCATGGAGTGACCCCAAGAGGACATGGTGGACATAAAACTGCTCAGATCAAGGACTTCAAGCAGATTATCAGGGGACTCTGGTAGCCTAGCCTCTTTTTATTAATGGTTCCTGCTTCAAGGCTGTGCCCTTTACTGCTTGTGCATCTTTAAAGTGGTGTCATAAATCATGTTTTGGCCCTTCAGAGGAATTGAGGACCATGTTTAAAAGATTTACGACGAGTTATGCAATTTGAAATGTTGTAAACGTATGTAAACAACACATGTAAACGTATATTTAGAAAAGGTCGACTGAGAATATTAACACCCCACTAATCCAAGAGGGACAACACCACAGAGACGTACTGTATGGGTGTCCCCGATTAAAAATTACAAAGTTAAATCTGATAAGTCAAGTCCCGCCTGTCGccaaatcacttttttttctcaaagatctatattttcatttgagaCTTTGGCTTCCGGTTACACCAGACAAAACAGCCGAAACAcccaattaaacattttgtcgTCCTGACTTGGCATAAGAATTTATTCTATAATAGACgtgtttcatacattttctcaCTTATCATCTGTGTCAAGTCTGCATGGTGAcctgataaaaataataaatatgcacaTTAAGAATATAGGAGGCCCATAGCTCACAGTAGAACAGAACCAGAGCAGGTAATCGACAGGTTGGTACCAaacttttttccacaaacaGAGACAACTTCATAATGGAACAACCAAAACCTAAACGTGGCCACTGTCCAATTGCTGGCCTATCAAATTCTAACTTCTAACAGAgtggcaattaaaaaaatgaccatGACAATATAGGTttaagtaacaaaaaaataaacaggctACAACATGCCTTGGATTTTTATCTCTTTAATTTAAGGGGAATCCCTAAAAGTActttaaatgaaagtaaatataaaataaatattcaaacattcCTTACCATTAGAAAATGAGCATTTTAATGACATGAAGTGAagtgccttcccctaaggtcttggtcATTTAGATttcttgtgtttgggtggttgttcagttttaatatatattcttagatttcattatgattaaattaattaattaatttaaattcttattttattttttgtttgtttttagtgttttattattatatttgattattgtgattgttctaccctgtgcagcaccttgagatttctttgtatgttaaagtgtgctatataaataaaatccattattattattattaagaacaACATCCACGCAAAGTAGAATATAATGTACAACAATTGGATAGAATAATAATGGGATTAAcctaataaataacaaataataagaTAGGCCTAATCTTTGGGATAAACTATTTCACAATGTTGGCAAATAGATAAATTAATcaatcattaaaataacaaaataaaagtcagaatCAAGTAGACTAGATGGTGCATAACAAATAGTTTTTACCCTGCACAAACCTAACAAGCCCTGGGTACTGCAGTGCACATCCACCTTTAGGCTAATGAGATGTTTTCTTAAGGGACTAGGCGCTCTGAAACAGTATTGTGTTTATCCACAGGGGATGCCAAAACCAACACAATGAAACTTCcttatagcagctttaagtcTCATAtgatattcattcattattggGGTTAAGTTTGTTGGGTCGGACAAAACGAACATTACTGCCTGTTGGAAATGGGGATGGGCATTTTCTGATGAGGTGTAGCTGCAACTTTGCAAAGTTGAACTAACAGTGTCGTCTGCAGAGAGATCGATACATTTGCGGTGAGCGTGAATGTCTCACAAAAACACTGACCTGACTTCGGGTACACGACAGCTGTGACGTCGTCATCTTTAAACGTGTACTCCTGTGCAAACTTCAAGCTCTCTAAGGAGTGGGTCTCTTTAGGGAACATAAGTCCACGATCCAAAATATACTTTTCTTCAGAAGACATCGTGTCGCGAGGATTTGATACAAAGTGATTACAGCAAAGCGCCGATAGATCACGGACAGTGGAGGCTCGGCTGCTGCGTTCAGGTACGTGGGGAAAATCGTTACTAACACACAGGGTACATCCCTAGTCTCTTATTTGTCTTATttggcgaggagagaggaaacgaggaaatgtgttttaagagacacaAGACGTCctgaagcgtcacgtgaagcgacgtctgtttcataagcttatgagcaggacacagaacacagtataaatactcagaacatagtataaatactcagaacatagtataaatactaagaacatagtataaatactcagaacatagtataaatactcagaacatagtataaatactaagaacatagtataaatactcagaacatagtataaatactcagaacatagtataaatactaagaacatagtataaatactcagaacatagtataaatactaagaacatagtataaatactcagaacatagtataaatactaagaacatagtataaatactaagaacatagtataaatactaagaacatagtataaatactcagaacatagtataaatactaagaacatagtataaatactcagaacatagtataaatactaagaacatagtataaatactaagaacatagtataaatactcagaacatagtataaatactaagaacatagtataaaatactaagaacatagtataaatactaaacatagtataaatactcagaacatagtataaatactaagaacatagtataaatactcagaacatagtataaatactaagaacatagtataaatactcagaacatagtataaatactaagaacatagtataaatactaagaacatagtataaatactaagaacatagtataaatactaagaacatagtataaatactcagaacatagtataaatactaagaacatagtataaatactaagaacatagtataaatactcagaacatagtataaatactcagaacatagtataaatactcagaacatagtataaatactcagaacatagtataaatactcagaacatagtataaatactcagaacacagtataaatatacCTGAGCAAAACCAACTGACTGAACAATAACCATTTCAATCAGACGATATtactatacacacacaacttTCCAAAAGGGACTAGAAAGTGGTACATTACTTCCT
It encodes:
- the sult2st3 gene encoding sulfotransferase family 2, cytosolic sulfotransferase 3 isoform X1, producing the protein MSSEEKYILDRGLMFPKETHSLESLKFAQEYTFKDDDVTAVVYPKSGTIWMQEILPLVLNGGDLTPIHSIPNWDRVPWLEEKRLALVVDNLASPRALVTHFPYHLMPPSFHTSKAKVIYVMRNPKDVMVSSYYFHKMAEFLEPPGTFDEFMEKFLEGKVLFGKWTDHVKGWRGTDLGDRIMHITYEEMVQDLPAALRRMSDFLGRNLSEEAIRKIAEHCSFKTMKNNRMSNFSLVPKNYMNSDTSPFLRKGVAGDWKNHFSPEQLAIFTSVIRKELESESFSLPWSLD
- the sult2st3 gene encoding sulfotransferase family 2, cytosolic sulfotransferase 3 isoform X2; translated protein: MSSEDYIQYRGVPLPPQAHSMESLEYAEHFSVEDSDVFGVTYPKSGTIWMQEILPLVLNGGDLTPIHSIPNWDRVPWLEEKRLALVVDNLASPRALVTHFPYHLMPPSFHTSKAKVIYVMRNPKDVMVSSYYFHKMAEFLEPPGTFDEFMEKFLEGKVLFGKWTDHVKGWRGTDLGDRIMHITYEEMVQDLPAALRRMSDFLGRNLSEEAIRKIAEHCSFKTMKNNRMSNFSLVPKNYMNSDTSPFLRKGVAGDWKNHFSPEQLAIFTSVIRKELESESFSLPWSLD